A window of Hymenobacter aerilatus contains these coding sequences:
- the uxuA gene encoding mannonate dehydratase, which yields MLHTMRWFGPQDPVPLATLRQAGCAGVVTALHQLPVGAVWSVADIRARQQLIEADNDQLAPLHWAVVESLPVHEDIKKGRSTRDQYIANYQESLRNLAACGIRTVCYNFMPVLDWSRTNLSYPMPDGSRALRFVWQDFALFDLYILRRPGAESDYEPAVAEAARQQFTAMSAEEVQRLTNVVLLGLPGSEEAFELHQFQSLLDEYATIDAATLRDNLHYFVQAVAPVAEELGIGLCIHPDDPPYPLLGLPRVVSTEADLTTLLAACDVPANGITFCTGSLGVRPDNDLSGMVQRLCHRIHFVHLRSTKREENPRNFHEADHLTGDVDMYAVVRALVEEELRREAAGEDKTALPMRPDHGHQMLDDLEKRTYPGYSAIGRLRGLAELRGLELGIRRSLVDPSTSEKPAVASLYADKV from the coding sequence ATGTTGCATACGATGCGTTGGTTTGGTCCTCAAGATCCGGTTCCGTTAGCTACGCTGCGGCAGGCTGGTTGCGCTGGCGTAGTAACGGCACTGCACCAACTGCCGGTAGGAGCGGTGTGGAGCGTGGCCGATATCCGGGCCCGCCAGCAGCTGATCGAGGCCGACAACGACCAGCTAGCTCCCCTGCATTGGGCCGTGGTAGAAAGCCTACCCGTGCACGAGGACATCAAAAAAGGACGCTCTACCCGCGACCAATACATTGCCAACTACCAGGAATCGTTGCGCAATTTGGCGGCCTGCGGCATCCGTACGGTGTGCTACAACTTTATGCCCGTGCTAGACTGGTCGCGCACCAACCTGAGCTACCCTATGCCCGACGGCTCGCGGGCCTTACGCTTTGTGTGGCAGGACTTTGCCCTGTTCGACCTATACATTCTGCGCCGCCCCGGTGCCGAGTCCGACTACGAGCCTGCCGTGGCCGAAGCGGCCCGCCAGCAGTTTACGGCCATGTCGGCAGAAGAGGTACAACGTCTGACCAACGTGGTGCTGCTAGGCCTGCCCGGTTCGGAAGAGGCCTTTGAACTGCATCAGTTTCAGTCGTTGCTAGATGAGTATGCCACCATCGACGCCGCTACCCTACGCGACAACCTACACTACTTCGTGCAGGCCGTGGCGCCCGTGGCCGAGGAATTGGGCATTGGCCTGTGCATCCACCCCGACGACCCGCCCTACCCCCTGCTGGGCCTACCCCGCGTGGTAAGCACTGAGGCCGACCTGACGACCTTGCTTGCGGCCTGCGACGTGCCCGCCAACGGCATCACGTTTTGCACTGGCTCGTTGGGCGTGCGCCCCGACAACGATCTGTCCGGCATGGTGCAGCGCCTGTGCCACCGCATCCACTTTGTGCACCTGCGCTCCACCAAGCGCGAAGAAAACCCACGCAACTTCCACGAGGCCGACCACCTCACCGGCGACGTGGACATGTACGCCGTGGTGCGTGCCCTGGTAGAGGAGGAACTGCGCCGGGAAGCTGCCGGCGAAGACAAAACCGCCCTCCCCATGCGCCCCGACCACGGCCACCAGATGCTAGATGATCTGGAAAAGCGCACCTACCCTGGCTATTCTGCTATCGGCCGCCTGCGCGGCCTAGCCGAGCTGCGTGGCCTGGAGCTGGGTATCCGCCGCAGTCTGGTAGACCCTTCTACCTCCGAAAAGCCGGC